One genomic region from Lycorma delicatula isolate Av1 chromosome 1, ASM4794821v1, whole genome shotgun sequence encodes:
- the LOC142324867 gene encoding uncharacterized protein LOC142324867 — translation MNVKKEAVPENKKSAFKSGICNSVSTVEFVCDANNPQSINGKNISSTKNGIQLDSESEINDPEIPLFFCNVCKMQFVAKNECISHMIVHNLHVCRVCEKEFCEPMDLKLHAELIHKNNKESDKVGKAMKCTMCSKLLSNQYNLKIHMRIHTQEKPFECSQCSKHFSRSTDLTKHLRIHTGDRPFTCTICNKVFTQSSSLSIHMRIHMGDKRFTCTVCNKEFTTSSALTKHMRIHTQERPFECSECNKRFNQLIHLRTHMQTHTGEKLHICTVCNKEFPQLINMKRHMYIHTGEKPFSCKQCNKQFADLSNLRRHLQTHTGEKPYKCTECSKEFAQPAHIRRHMQTHTKIKLKTYPCTVCEKDFSNSDSLKRHIRIHTGEKPFKCVECEKEFTQVSHLRSHVLIHTGERPYKCKQCDKEFTQSSGLKIHSRIHLASKEINIQINQDKLTGSSTSSIDSIEISDGDSQACF, via the coding sequence gctgttcctgaaaataaaaaatcagcttttaaatcTGGAATATGTAATTCTGTTTCAACTGTTGAATTTGTGTGTGATGCTAATAATCCTCAGAGCATTAATGGGAAAAATATCTCAAGTACCAAAAATGGAATTCAGTTGGATAGTGAAAGTGAAATCAATGATCCAGAAATtccattgtttttttgtaatgtttgtaaaatGCAGTTTGTGGCTAAAAATGAGTGTATTAGTCATATGATTgttcataatttacatgtttgtcgGGTTTGTGAAAAAGAATTTTGTGAACCAATGGACTTGAAATTGCATGctgaattaatacataaaaataataaagaaagtgaTAAAGTAGGGAAAGCAATGAAGTGTACCATGTGCAGTAAGTTATTAAGTAATCAATATAACCTAAAAATACATATGCGAATTCATACACAAGAGAAACCATTTGAATGTAGTCAGTGTAGCAAACATTTTTCAAGGTCTACGGATCTGACCAAACATTTGCGTATACACACGGGTGATCGGCCATTTACTTGTACCATCTGTAATAAAGTATTCACTCAGTCATCAAGTTTAAGTATACATATGAGAATTCACATGGGTGATAAGCGTTTTACTTGTACTGTGTGCAATAAAGAATTTACAACATCATCTGCTTTGACAAAACATATGCGAATACACACACAGGAAAGACCTTTTGAGTGTTCAGAATGCAATAAAAGATTTAACCAATTGATACATTTAAGGACACATATGCAAACTCATACTGGGGAAAAGTTACACATCTGTACTGTATGTAATAAGGAATTCCCACAGTTAATCAACATGAAAAGACACATGTATATTCATACTGGAGAAAAGCCCTTTTCATGCAAACAGTGTAATAAACAGTTTGCTGATTTATCAAATTTAAGAAGACATTTACAGACTCACACTGGTGAGAAACCTTATAAATGTACCGAATGCTCTAAAGAATTTGCTCAGCCAGCACATATCAGAAGGCATATGCAGACACATacaaagataaaactaaaaacttatcCATGTACCGTGTGTGAAAAAGATTTCAGTAATTCAGACAGTTTAAAACGCCATATTAGAATTCATACTGGAGAAAAACCATTTAAGTGTGTTGAATGTGAAAAAGAGTTCACTCAAGTCAGCCATTTAAGAAGTCATGTACTGATTCATACAGGAGAAAGGCCTTATAAATGTAAACAATGTGATAAGGAGTTCACTCAATCGAGTggtttaaaaatacattctcgaATTCACTTGGCAAGTAAAGAAATCAATATCCAAATAAATCAGGATAAATTGACAGGTAGTAGTACTTCTAGTATTGATTCCATTGAGATCAGTGACGGGGATTCCCAAGCTTGtttctaa